One window of Ziziphus jujuba cultivar Dongzao chromosome 5, ASM3175591v1 genomic DNA carries:
- the LOC107420922 gene encoding calcineurin-binding protein 1 isoform X3, producing MFSIAAINDTDSKGQWEPLAPTKEAQEFHLTQTYHEGLLKLQAKEYEKACELLESVLKDPLTANAQQVDSSASDGHLLQLRFLALKNLATVFLQRGSLHYESALHCYLQAVEIDTKDSVVWNQLGTLSCSMGSLSISRWAFEQGLLCSPNNWNCMEKLLEVLIAIGDEVACLSVAELILRHWPSHSRALHVKKVIEESEPIPFAPRGIDKLEPKHVRLKFLDKRKATDGTLDDGISCKKLNQNIELHLAEASWASLADALLQVLLPLNGCHVKKDTEKLYRSGDVRLIIHLPSSSENSVRSDERKGLEATPINGSTSLGDSSAELVSGVKDKETNVVEEQPQERRSSRLERLRNRKPGKEDLDYVNGKDQAKVVIQCLEPFIPGESGTKDIVYSAKFSSSCHGQVNQCDSEESDVSRFVEKTSKNFGAYHMGHMLLEEAASRGLVYQDAVVKFLELEKVTRHWGKDRTPECSLFLSELYYDLGSSSSDASRVSEFMSEASYHLCKIIESVALVYPSHMSSVLGDESSSWIMRFQGTGEISANNPICQDIPSEILSLTNKRSFWIRFFWLSGRLSILDGNKEKSHEELCVSLSLLEKERTDDAPCVVCLRHCKVVKEITIDRVLHEINILKIDFLMEKTLNEMIAKEMYKECMTLLSPLLFSTKDVHLDSSPLHLVDKEGEGITYVELSALDILIKACEKTTPVDVVVCLNCHRRKLQILMAIAGIDECLTSRKSIHQNSESQTLSASDIESKENSSKRWNSLVFEEVKAISQCVSPVKNFIDQSDNNVVRGSCITGIQTLLLSVMCNFASIFLSKKSPGVVTDDGTERCCFVEAAITFCKLQHLNHTASVKTQVDLIVAMHDLLAEYGLCCAGEGGEGEEGTFLKFAIKHLFALDTKIKSNSNSLHKEATECNELPCLNSHNKMPLNETKLDSTDVEMGQAGKDEYSALENDVLGGVPSASVSSNQALDKESVELEGRKLDSNELCPKFKTGEKENDQLLEGGSELAEDEREELELKIDGALDQCFFCLYGLNIRSDSSYEDDLATHRNTSRGDYQTKEQCSDVFQYILPCAKASSRTGLVKLRRVLRAIRKHFPQPPEDILAGNAIDKFLDDPDLCEDKLSEEAGSDGFLETITKMLIPDVGSLKQQKPSSVGSSKPYLEVYSNLYYFLALSEEMSATDKWPGFVLTKEGEEFVQHNANLFKYDLLYNPLRFESWQRLGNIYDEEVDLLLNDGSKHINVAGWRKNATLPQRVETSRRRSRRCLLMSLALAKTSAQQCEIHELLALVYYDSLQNVVPFYDQRSVLPLKDAAWTMFCENSMRHFKKAFEHKQDWSHAYYIGKLSEKLRFAYETSLSYYDQAIALNPSAVDPVYRMHASRLKLLRTCGKQNLEALKVLSAYAFSQSKKDAMVSILDKLDAENSLSQIDINEKCMQASSAETEHEESLKLEVWHMLYSDCLSALETCVEGDLKHFHKARYMLAQGLYNRGESGDLERAKDELSFCFKSSRSSFTINMWEIDSMVKKGRRKTPGLSGCKRFLEVNLPESSRKFITCIRKYLLFYLKLLEEAGDICTLERAYISLRADKRFSLCIEDLVPVALGRHVKALITSMHQAESLGCGATGNYEHILEKMFALFIEQGNLWPEICGLPEIKGPETSDSNLYGYLHGHIVTLEKNGKLETLEAINEKIRKRYKNPKLSNSNCAKVCRHASVAWCRSLIISLAEITPSLLKFTGEIQVLNQVDGGFEYSQLLCVNFQTDELWSSTFEDPAQWKNLEKRWGPILSKLRYIVIKKASDENLETANSLLKSSYNFYRECSCVMPPSGVNLYLVPSHLAMETQIQPNMNGVEILDLSIPRKLMLWAYTLLHGRYANISVVVKQCEESAKSKVKKGAAVLSSTPPNASTPNTTPTQTGVGSGGGKDGSGHGGGSSDVESSPVTPPKISTSFPENNANATYCATPLPSPAESQKDLSASPKLHRCNNTVSERSSATAIIPLAHEEGDQDKA from the exons CGTGCTTTGCATGTCAAGAAAGTCATTGAAGAGTCTGAACCTATTCCATTTGCCCCTAGGGGAATAGATAAGCTGGAGCCAAAACATGTCCGGCTTAAATTCCTTGACAAGAGAAAAGCAACCGATGGGACTCTTGATGATGGCATTTCATGCAAAAAGCTGAACCAGAATATAGAGTTACACCTGGCAGAAGCTTCCTGGGCCAGTCTTGCTGATGCACTCTTGCAAGTCTTGCTTCCACTGAATGGCTGTCATGTCAAGAAGGACACAGAAAAACTATACAGATCTGGTGATGTCAGATTAATTATTCACTTACCTTCTAGTTCAGAAAATTCAGTGAGGTCCGACGAAAGGAAAGGTCTTGAAGCAACTCCAATAAATGGGAGTACCTCACTTGGTGATTCTAGCGCTGAATTAGTAAGTGGTGTTAAAGACAAAGAGACAAATGTTGTAGAAGAACAACCACAGGAGAGGAGGAGTAGTCGGCTTGAAAGGCTTAGAAATCGTAAACCGGGGAAAGAAGATCTGGACTATGTTAACGGTAAGGATCAAGCCAAGGTTGTCATTCAATGCTTAGAACCTTTTATTCCTGGTGAATCAGGAACCAAGGATATTGTTTATTCTGCTAAGTTTTCCAGTTCATGTCACGGTCAAGTTAACCAATGTGATTCTGAAGAAAGTGATGTTTCAAGATTTGTAGAGAAAACCTCAAAAAATTTTGGTGCTTATCATATGGGTCATATGCTTTTAGAAGAGGCTGCAAGTAGAGGCCTGGTATATCAGGATGCAGTTGTCAAATTCCTGGAGTTGGAGAAGGTGACAAGACACTGGGGGAAGGATAGAACTCCTGAGTGTAGTCTCTTTCTATCTGAGCTTTATTATGATCTTGGGTCTTCTAGTTCTGATGCTTCCAGAGTATCGGAATTCATGTCAGAGGCATCTTATCATCTTTGTAAGATCATTGAATCAGTAGCTCTGGTTTATCCATCTCACATGAGTTCTGTCTTGGGGGATGAAAGTAGCTCTTGGATTATGAGATTTCAAGGTACTGGAGAAATATCAGCCAATAATCCTATTTGCCAGGATATTCCTTCAGAGATTTTATCTTTGACAAATAAGAGGTCCTTCTGGATCCGATTCTTCTGGTTAAGTGGGCGATTGTCTATTTTGGATGGCAACAAGGAAAAATCCCATGAAGAACTCTGTGTTTCCCTGTCACTTTTGGAGAAGGAAAGAACAGATGATGCTCCATGTGTGGTCTGCCTCCGACACTGCAAGGTTGTTAAGGAAATAACCATTGATAGGGTTCTCCATGAAATTAACATTTTAAAGATTGATTTCTTGATGGAGAAGACTTTAAATGAGATGATTGCAAAAGAAATGTATAAGGAATGCATGACCTTGCTTTCTCCACTTCTGTTCTCTACAAAAGATGTGCACCTTGATTCATCACCTTTGCACCTTGTGGACAAGGAAGGTGAAGGAATTACTTATGTTGAACTATCAGCACTAGACATTTTAATCAAAGCATGTGAGAAGACAACCCCTGTGGATGTTGTGGTTTGTTTGAACTGCCACCGAAGGAAGCTGCAAATACTCATGGCAATAGCTGGAATTGATGAATGTCTTACTTCTCGTAAATCCATCCATCAGAATTCAGAGTCACAAACACTTTCTGCTTCTGATATTGAATCTAAAGAAAATTCAAGCAAGCGCTGGAATTCCTTGGTGTTTGAGGAAGTGAAGGCAATATCTCAATGTGTTTCACCAGTGAAAAACTTTATCGATCAATCT GATAATAATGTTGTACGTGGAAGCTGCATTACTGGTATACAGACCTTGCTGTTGTCAGTCATGTGCAACTTTGCCAGTATATTTCTCTCTAAGAAATCTCCTGGGGTTGTAACCGATGATGGAACTGAAAGATGTTGTTTTGTTGAAGCAGCCATCACATTCTGCAAACTTCAACATCTCAACCATACTGCTTCTGTTAAAACTCAG GTTGACTTAATTGTTGCTATGCATGATTTGCTTGCTGAGTACGGGCTCTGCTGTGCGGGTGAGGGTGGTGAAGGGGAAGAAGGAACATTTCTCAAATTTGCAATTAAACATCTATTTGCATTGGATACTAAAATTAAATCTAACTCTAACTCGTTACACAAGGAAGCAACTGAATGCAATGAGTTGCCTTGCCTGAATAGTCATAATAAGATGCCTCTGAATGAAACAAAATTGGATTCGACAGATGTGGAAATGGGTCAGGCTGGAAAGGATGAATACAGTGCCTTGGAGAATGATGTCCTTGGAGGGGTACCCTCTGCAAGTGTTTCATCTAATCAAGCCCTAGATAAAGAAAGTGTGGAACTAGAAGGTAGAAAGCTGGACAGTAACGAGTTGTGTCCCAAATTTAAGacaggggaaaaagaaaatgatcaaTTGCTTGAAGGTGGAAGCGAACTTGCTGAAGATGAAAGGGAGGAACTTGAGTTGAAAATTGATGGTGCCTTGGATCAGTGCtttttctgcttatatggtctAAATATCAGGTCTGACTCGTCCTATGAAGATGATCTAGCTACTCACAGAAATACAAGCCGAGGAGATTATCAGACCAAGGAGCAATGTTCAGATGTTTTTCAATATATACTTCCCTGTGCAAAGGCTTCTTCT AGAACTGGATTGGTTAAACTTCGTAGAGTACTAAGAGCCATACGTAAACATTTTCCACAACCACCAGAAGATATTTTGGCTGGAAATGCAATAGATAAGTTCTTAGATGATCCTGATTTATGTGAAGATAAACTCTCAGAGGAGGCCGGGTCTGATGGGTTTCTTGAAACCATAACGAAGATGTTAATTCCTGATGTGGGAAGCTTAAAACAGCAGAAGCCATCTTCAGTTGGAAG CTCCAAGCCATATCTAGAGGTTTACAGTAACTTGTATTATTTCCTTGCCCTGTCTGAGGAGATGAGTGCAACAGATAAATGGCCGGGTTTTGTGCTCACCAAGGAAGGGGAAGAATTTGTACAACATAATGCTAACCTCTTCAAATATGATTTACTGTACAATCCTCTAAGATTTGAAAGTTGGCAGCGACTTGGAAATATATATGATGAG GAGGTAGACTTGTTGCTAAATGATGGCAGCAAGCACATCAATGTTGCAGGATGGAGGAAGAATGCTACTTTACCTCAGAGAGTTGAGACAAGTCGAAGGAGGAGCAGGCGTTGTCTATTGATGAGTCTGGCTTTGGCAAAGACATCAGCTCAGCAG TGTGAGATACATGAGTTGTTGGCGCTGGTATACTACGATAGCCTTCAGAATGTGGTGCCATTTTATGATCAGCGATCTGTTCTGCCCTTGAAAGATGCAGCATGGACAATGTTTTGTGAAAACTCAATGAGACATTTTAAGAAGGCATTTGAGCACAA ACAAGATTGGTCCCACGCTTACTATattgggaaacttagtgagaagcTTAGATTCGCTTATGAGACATCATTGTCATATTATGATCAAGCTATAGCTTTGAATCCATCAGCTGTGGATCCTGTGTACAGAATGCATGCTTCACGCTTGAAGTTACTTCGTACTTGTGGAAAACAGAATCTAGAGGctttaaag GTTCTTTCAGCATATGCCTTCAGCCAATCAAAGAAAGATGCTATGGTGAGTATCTTAGATAAATTGGATGCTGAGAATTCCCTTTCCCAGATAGATATTAATGAAAAATGCATGCAAGCAAGTTCTGCTGAGACAGAACACGAGGAATCACTTAAATTGGAAGTGTGGCACATGCTTTACAGTGATTGTCTTTCTGCTCTTGAGACTTGTGTTGAAGGGGATCTCAAGCATTTTCATAAAGCTAGATATATGCTGGCTCAAGGTCTATATAATAGGGGTGAGAGCGGTGACTTAGAGAGGGCAAAGGATGAACTCTCATTTTGCTTCAAATCATCTCGCTCATCTTTTACAATAAATATGTGGGAGATTGATAGCATGGTCAAAAAAGGAAG GCGCAAAACTCCTGGTTTGTCGGGGTGCAAAAGGTTTCTTGAAGTTAACTTACCTGAAAGTTCTCGAAAATTTATTACTTGCATTCGTAAGTATCTTTTGTTCTATTTGAAATTGTTGGAGGAGGCTGGAGACATCTGCACTCTTGAACGTGCATATATTTCTCTTCGGGCAGATAAGAGG TTCTCACTATGCATTGAAGATCTTGTTCCAGTAGCACTCGGGAGGCATGTGAAGGCCCTCATTACATCCATGCATCAAGCTGAGAGTCTTGGATGTGGTGCAACAGGCAATTATGAGCACATATTGGAGAAAATGTTTGCTTTGTTCATTGAACAGGGGAACTTGTGGCCAGAAATATGTGGCTTACCTGAGATAAAGGGACCAGAAACATCAGACAGCAACTTATATGG ATATCTCCATGGGCATATTGTAACATTGGAGAAAAATGGAAAACTGGAGACTCTTGAAGCGATAAATGAGAAAATTCGGAAACGttataagaatccaaaattGTCAAATAGTAACTGTGCAAAAGTCTGCAGGCATGCTTCAGTTGCTTGGTGTCGCTCTCTTATAATTAGCTTGGCGGAGATCACTCCGTCACTGCTTAAATTCACTGGTGAAATTCAAGTACTCAATCAAGTAGATGGTGGCTTTGAATATAGCCAGTTGCTTTGTGTTAATTTTCAAACAGATGAATTATGGAGTTCAACATTCGAGGATCCAGCACAGTGGAAAAATCTTGAAAAAAGATGGGGCCCAATATTGTCAAAATTAAGATACATAGTGATTAAGAAAGCTTCAGACGAAAATTTGGAGACTGCCAATTCTCTGCTTAAATcttcttataatttttatcgAGAGTGTTCTTGTGTAATGCCGCCATCTGGTGTCAACCTTTATTTGGTTCCATCTCATTTAGCAATGGAAACACAAATCCAGCCAAATATGAATGGTGTTGAAATCCTGGATCTTAGCATTCCAAGGAAGCTTATGTTGTGGGCCTACACTCTATTGCACGGCCGCTATGCAAACATTTCAGTTGTTGTAAAACAGTGTGAAGAAAGTGCAAAG TCAAAAGTGAAAAAAGGAGCTGCTGTGTTATCATCCACTCCTCCAAATGCAAGCACACCCAACACCACACCTACTCAAACAG GTGTTGGTAGTGGTGGTGGAAAAGATGGATCTGGTCATGGGGGAGGCAGTAGTGATGTGGAATCTTCTCCTGTAACCCCTCCAAAAATCTCCACGTCATTTCCTGAGAACAATGCCAATGCCACGTATTGTGCAACTCCACTACCTTCTCCGGCTGAGAGTCAGAAGGATTTATCAGCCTCTCCGAAGCTGCACCGTTGTAACAACACTGTTTCAGAGAGAAGCAGTGCTACTGCTATCATACCTCTGGCCCATGAAGAAGGAGATCAGGACAAAGCTTGA
- the LOC107420922 gene encoding calcineurin-binding protein 1 isoform X1, giving the protein MFSIAAINDTDSKGQWEPLAPTKEAQEFHLTQTYHEGLLKLQAKEYEKACELLESVLKDPLTANAQQVDSSASDGHLLQLRFLALKNLATVFLQRGSLHYESALHCYLQAVEIDTKDSVVWNQLGTLSCSMGSLSISRWAFEQGLLCSPNNWNCMEKLLEVLIAIGDEVACLSVAELILRHWPSHSRALHVKKVIEESEPIPFAPRGIDKLEPKHVRLKFLDKRKATDGTLDDGISCKKLNQNIELHLAEASWASLADALLQVLLPLNGCHVKKDTEKLYRSGDVRLIIHLPSSSENSVRSDERKGLEATPINGSTSLGDSSAELVSGVKDKETNVVEEQPQERRSSRLERLRNRKPGKEDLDYVNGKDQAKVVIQCLEPFIPGESGTKDIVYSAKFSSSCHGQVNQCDSEESDVSRFVEKTSKNFGAYHMGHMLLEEAASRGLVYQDAVVKFLELEKVTRHWGKDRTPECSLFLSELYYDLGSSSSDASRVSEFMSEASYHLCKIIESVALVYPSHMSSVLGDESSSWIMRFQGTGEISANNPICQDIPSEILSLTNKRSFWIRFFWLSGRLSILDGNKEKSHEELCVSLSLLEKERTDDAPCVVCLRHCKVVKEITIDRVLHEINILKIDFLMEKTLNEMIAKEMYKECMTLLSPLLFSTKDVHLDSSPLHLVDKEGEGITYVELSALDILIKACEKTTPVDVVVCLNCHRRKLQILMAIAGIDECLTSRKSIHQNSESQTLSASDIESKENSSKRWNSLVFEEVKAISQCVSPVKNFIDQSVGSDNNVVRGSCITGIQTLLLSVMCNFASIFLSKKSPGVVTDDGTERCCFVEAAITFCKLQHLNHTASVKTQVDLIVAMHDLLAEYGLCCAGEGGEGEEGTFLKFAIKHLFALDTKIKSNSNSLHKEATECNELPCLNSHNKMPLNETKLDSTDVEMGQAGKDEYSALENDVLGGVPSASVSSNQALDKESVELEGRKLDSNELCPKFKTGEKENDQLLEGGSELAEDEREELELKIDGALDQCFFCLYGLNIRSDSSYEDDLATHRNTSRGDYQTKEQCSDVFQYILPCAKASSRTGLVKLRRVLRAIRKHFPQPPEDILAGNAIDKFLDDPDLCEDKLSEEAGSDGFLETITKMLIPDVGSLKQQKPSSVGSSKPYLEVYSNLYYFLALSEEMSATDKWPGFVLTKEGEEFVQHNANLFKYDLLYNPLRFESWQRLGNIYDEEVDLLLNDGSKHINVAGWRKNATLPQRVETSRRRSRRCLLMSLALAKTSAQQCEIHELLALVYYDSLQNVVPFYDQRSVLPLKDAAWTMFCENSMRHFKKAFEHKQDWSHAYYIGKLSEKLRFAYETSLSYYDQAIALNPSAVDPVYRMHASRLKLLRTCGKQNLEALKVLSAYAFSQSKKDAMVSILDKLDAENSLSQIDINEKCMQASSAETEHEESLKLEVWHMLYSDCLSALETCVEGDLKHFHKARYMLAQGLYNRGESGDLERAKDELSFCFKSSRSSFTINMWEIDSMVKKGRRKTPGLSGCKRFLEVNLPESSRKFITCIRKYLLFYLKLLEEAGDICTLERAYISLRADKRFSLCIEDLVPVALGRHVKALITSMHQAESLGCGATGNYEHILEKMFALFIEQGNLWPEICGLPEIKGPETSDSNLYGYLHGHIVTLEKNGKLETLEAINEKIRKRYKNPKLSNSNCAKVCRHASVAWCRSLIISLAEITPSLLKFTGEIQVLNQVDGGFEYSQLLCVNFQTDELWSSTFEDPAQWKNLEKRWGPILSKLRYIVIKKASDENLETANSLLKSSYNFYRECSCVMPPSGVNLYLVPSHLAMETQIQPNMNGVEILDLSIPRKLMLWAYTLLHGRYANISVVVKQCEESAKSKVKKGAAVLSSTPPNASTPNTTPTQTGVGSGGGKDGSGHGGGSSDVESSPVTPPKISTSFPENNANATYCATPLPSPAESQKDLSASPKLHRCNNTVSERSSATAIIPLAHEEGDQDKA; this is encoded by the exons CGTGCTTTGCATGTCAAGAAAGTCATTGAAGAGTCTGAACCTATTCCATTTGCCCCTAGGGGAATAGATAAGCTGGAGCCAAAACATGTCCGGCTTAAATTCCTTGACAAGAGAAAAGCAACCGATGGGACTCTTGATGATGGCATTTCATGCAAAAAGCTGAACCAGAATATAGAGTTACACCTGGCAGAAGCTTCCTGGGCCAGTCTTGCTGATGCACTCTTGCAAGTCTTGCTTCCACTGAATGGCTGTCATGTCAAGAAGGACACAGAAAAACTATACAGATCTGGTGATGTCAGATTAATTATTCACTTACCTTCTAGTTCAGAAAATTCAGTGAGGTCCGACGAAAGGAAAGGTCTTGAAGCAACTCCAATAAATGGGAGTACCTCACTTGGTGATTCTAGCGCTGAATTAGTAAGTGGTGTTAAAGACAAAGAGACAAATGTTGTAGAAGAACAACCACAGGAGAGGAGGAGTAGTCGGCTTGAAAGGCTTAGAAATCGTAAACCGGGGAAAGAAGATCTGGACTATGTTAACGGTAAGGATCAAGCCAAGGTTGTCATTCAATGCTTAGAACCTTTTATTCCTGGTGAATCAGGAACCAAGGATATTGTTTATTCTGCTAAGTTTTCCAGTTCATGTCACGGTCAAGTTAACCAATGTGATTCTGAAGAAAGTGATGTTTCAAGATTTGTAGAGAAAACCTCAAAAAATTTTGGTGCTTATCATATGGGTCATATGCTTTTAGAAGAGGCTGCAAGTAGAGGCCTGGTATATCAGGATGCAGTTGTCAAATTCCTGGAGTTGGAGAAGGTGACAAGACACTGGGGGAAGGATAGAACTCCTGAGTGTAGTCTCTTTCTATCTGAGCTTTATTATGATCTTGGGTCTTCTAGTTCTGATGCTTCCAGAGTATCGGAATTCATGTCAGAGGCATCTTATCATCTTTGTAAGATCATTGAATCAGTAGCTCTGGTTTATCCATCTCACATGAGTTCTGTCTTGGGGGATGAAAGTAGCTCTTGGATTATGAGATTTCAAGGTACTGGAGAAATATCAGCCAATAATCCTATTTGCCAGGATATTCCTTCAGAGATTTTATCTTTGACAAATAAGAGGTCCTTCTGGATCCGATTCTTCTGGTTAAGTGGGCGATTGTCTATTTTGGATGGCAACAAGGAAAAATCCCATGAAGAACTCTGTGTTTCCCTGTCACTTTTGGAGAAGGAAAGAACAGATGATGCTCCATGTGTGGTCTGCCTCCGACACTGCAAGGTTGTTAAGGAAATAACCATTGATAGGGTTCTCCATGAAATTAACATTTTAAAGATTGATTTCTTGATGGAGAAGACTTTAAATGAGATGATTGCAAAAGAAATGTATAAGGAATGCATGACCTTGCTTTCTCCACTTCTGTTCTCTACAAAAGATGTGCACCTTGATTCATCACCTTTGCACCTTGTGGACAAGGAAGGTGAAGGAATTACTTATGTTGAACTATCAGCACTAGACATTTTAATCAAAGCATGTGAGAAGACAACCCCTGTGGATGTTGTGGTTTGTTTGAACTGCCACCGAAGGAAGCTGCAAATACTCATGGCAATAGCTGGAATTGATGAATGTCTTACTTCTCGTAAATCCATCCATCAGAATTCAGAGTCACAAACACTTTCTGCTTCTGATATTGAATCTAAAGAAAATTCAAGCAAGCGCTGGAATTCCTTGGTGTTTGAGGAAGTGAAGGCAATATCTCAATGTGTTTCACCAGTGAAAAACTTTATCGATCAATCTGTAGGTTCA GATAATAATGTTGTACGTGGAAGCTGCATTACTGGTATACAGACCTTGCTGTTGTCAGTCATGTGCAACTTTGCCAGTATATTTCTCTCTAAGAAATCTCCTGGGGTTGTAACCGATGATGGAACTGAAAGATGTTGTTTTGTTGAAGCAGCCATCACATTCTGCAAACTTCAACATCTCAACCATACTGCTTCTGTTAAAACTCAG GTTGACTTAATTGTTGCTATGCATGATTTGCTTGCTGAGTACGGGCTCTGCTGTGCGGGTGAGGGTGGTGAAGGGGAAGAAGGAACATTTCTCAAATTTGCAATTAAACATCTATTTGCATTGGATACTAAAATTAAATCTAACTCTAACTCGTTACACAAGGAAGCAACTGAATGCAATGAGTTGCCTTGCCTGAATAGTCATAATAAGATGCCTCTGAATGAAACAAAATTGGATTCGACAGATGTGGAAATGGGTCAGGCTGGAAAGGATGAATACAGTGCCTTGGAGAATGATGTCCTTGGAGGGGTACCCTCTGCAAGTGTTTCATCTAATCAAGCCCTAGATAAAGAAAGTGTGGAACTAGAAGGTAGAAAGCTGGACAGTAACGAGTTGTGTCCCAAATTTAAGacaggggaaaaagaaaatgatcaaTTGCTTGAAGGTGGAAGCGAACTTGCTGAAGATGAAAGGGAGGAACTTGAGTTGAAAATTGATGGTGCCTTGGATCAGTGCtttttctgcttatatggtctAAATATCAGGTCTGACTCGTCCTATGAAGATGATCTAGCTACTCACAGAAATACAAGCCGAGGAGATTATCAGACCAAGGAGCAATGTTCAGATGTTTTTCAATATATACTTCCCTGTGCAAAGGCTTCTTCT AGAACTGGATTGGTTAAACTTCGTAGAGTACTAAGAGCCATACGTAAACATTTTCCACAACCACCAGAAGATATTTTGGCTGGAAATGCAATAGATAAGTTCTTAGATGATCCTGATTTATGTGAAGATAAACTCTCAGAGGAGGCCGGGTCTGATGGGTTTCTTGAAACCATAACGAAGATGTTAATTCCTGATGTGGGAAGCTTAAAACAGCAGAAGCCATCTTCAGTTGGAAG CTCCAAGCCATATCTAGAGGTTTACAGTAACTTGTATTATTTCCTTGCCCTGTCTGAGGAGATGAGTGCAACAGATAAATGGCCGGGTTTTGTGCTCACCAAGGAAGGGGAAGAATTTGTACAACATAATGCTAACCTCTTCAAATATGATTTACTGTACAATCCTCTAAGATTTGAAAGTTGGCAGCGACTTGGAAATATATATGATGAG GAGGTAGACTTGTTGCTAAATGATGGCAGCAAGCACATCAATGTTGCAGGATGGAGGAAGAATGCTACTTTACCTCAGAGAGTTGAGACAAGTCGAAGGAGGAGCAGGCGTTGTCTATTGATGAGTCTGGCTTTGGCAAAGACATCAGCTCAGCAG TGTGAGATACATGAGTTGTTGGCGCTGGTATACTACGATAGCCTTCAGAATGTGGTGCCATTTTATGATCAGCGATCTGTTCTGCCCTTGAAAGATGCAGCATGGACAATGTTTTGTGAAAACTCAATGAGACATTTTAAGAAGGCATTTGAGCACAA ACAAGATTGGTCCCACGCTTACTATattgggaaacttagtgagaagcTTAGATTCGCTTATGAGACATCATTGTCATATTATGATCAAGCTATAGCTTTGAATCCATCAGCTGTGGATCCTGTGTACAGAATGCATGCTTCACGCTTGAAGTTACTTCGTACTTGTGGAAAACAGAATCTAGAGGctttaaag GTTCTTTCAGCATATGCCTTCAGCCAATCAAAGAAAGATGCTATGGTGAGTATCTTAGATAAATTGGATGCTGAGAATTCCCTTTCCCAGATAGATATTAATGAAAAATGCATGCAAGCAAGTTCTGCTGAGACAGAACACGAGGAATCACTTAAATTGGAAGTGTGGCACATGCTTTACAGTGATTGTCTTTCTGCTCTTGAGACTTGTGTTGAAGGGGATCTCAAGCATTTTCATAAAGCTAGATATATGCTGGCTCAAGGTCTATATAATAGGGGTGAGAGCGGTGACTTAGAGAGGGCAAAGGATGAACTCTCATTTTGCTTCAAATCATCTCGCTCATCTTTTACAATAAATATGTGGGAGATTGATAGCATGGTCAAAAAAGGAAG GCGCAAAACTCCTGGTTTGTCGGGGTGCAAAAGGTTTCTTGAAGTTAACTTACCTGAAAGTTCTCGAAAATTTATTACTTGCATTCGTAAGTATCTTTTGTTCTATTTGAAATTGTTGGAGGAGGCTGGAGACATCTGCACTCTTGAACGTGCATATATTTCTCTTCGGGCAGATAAGAGG TTCTCACTATGCATTGAAGATCTTGTTCCAGTAGCACTCGGGAGGCATGTGAAGGCCCTCATTACATCCATGCATCAAGCTGAGAGTCTTGGATGTGGTGCAACAGGCAATTATGAGCACATATTGGAGAAAATGTTTGCTTTGTTCATTGAACAGGGGAACTTGTGGCCAGAAATATGTGGCTTACCTGAGATAAAGGGACCAGAAACATCAGACAGCAACTTATATGG ATATCTCCATGGGCATATTGTAACATTGGAGAAAAATGGAAAACTGGAGACTCTTGAAGCGATAAATGAGAAAATTCGGAAACGttataagaatccaaaattGTCAAATAGTAACTGTGCAAAAGTCTGCAGGCATGCTTCAGTTGCTTGGTGTCGCTCTCTTATAATTAGCTTGGCGGAGATCACTCCGTCACTGCTTAAATTCACTGGTGAAATTCAAGTACTCAATCAAGTAGATGGTGGCTTTGAATATAGCCAGTTGCTTTGTGTTAATTTTCAAACAGATGAATTATGGAGTTCAACATTCGAGGATCCAGCACAGTGGAAAAATCTTGAAAAAAGATGGGGCCCAATATTGTCAAAATTAAGATACATAGTGATTAAGAAAGCTTCAGACGAAAATTTGGAGACTGCCAATTCTCTGCTTAAATcttcttataatttttatcgAGAGTGTTCTTGTGTAATGCCGCCATCTGGTGTCAACCTTTATTTGGTTCCATCTCATTTAGCAATGGAAACACAAATCCAGCCAAATATGAATGGTGTTGAAATCCTGGATCTTAGCATTCCAAGGAAGCTTATGTTGTGGGCCTACACTCTATTGCACGGCCGCTATGCAAACATTTCAGTTGTTGTAAAACAGTGTGAAGAAAGTGCAAAG TCAAAAGTGAAAAAAGGAGCTGCTGTGTTATCATCCACTCCTCCAAATGCAAGCACACCCAACACCACACCTACTCAAACAG GTGTTGGTAGTGGTGGTGGAAAAGATGGATCTGGTCATGGGGGAGGCAGTAGTGATGTGGAATCTTCTCCTGTAACCCCTCCAAAAATCTCCACGTCATTTCCTGAGAACAATGCCAATGCCACGTATTGTGCAACTCCACTACCTTCTCCGGCTGAGAGTCAGAAGGATTTATCAGCCTCTCCGAAGCTGCACCGTTGTAACAACACTGTTTCAGAGAGAAGCAGTGCTACTGCTATCATACCTCTGGCCCATGAAGAAGGAGATCAGGACAAAGCTTGA